In the genome of Nitrospira japonica, one region contains:
- a CDS encoding sulfite oxidase-like oxidoreductase, producing MDDTNRLTQKKEQWAKARRGGEEREVFHEGNDRLPPGQHLVETFPVLDLGFKPDIPHSEWTLSLGGFVTTPVIWTWEQFQAQPRFRDVSDFHCVTSWSRYDNEWEGVSFKHILSVVAPLSLAKFVLFKSYDDYTTNLPLEACNDDDVLLASKWNGAPLTREHGGPVRVIVPKRYAWKGAKWVKEITFLDKDEKGFWEVRGYSNTALPWLNDRYA from the coding sequence ATGGACGACACGAATCGATTGACGCAAAAGAAAGAGCAGTGGGCGAAAGCCCGCCGTGGCGGAGAGGAACGGGAGGTCTTTCATGAGGGCAACGACCGGCTTCCTCCCGGGCAGCACCTGGTTGAAACCTTCCCGGTTCTTGATCTCGGTTTCAAACCGGATATCCCTCACAGTGAATGGACGTTGTCGCTGGGAGGATTTGTGACCACCCCTGTCATCTGGACATGGGAACAGTTCCAGGCACAACCTCGGTTCAGGGATGTCTCCGATTTCCATTGCGTGACCAGCTGGAGCCGTTACGACAACGAGTGGGAAGGAGTCAGTTTCAAACACATCCTGTCCGTGGTCGCGCCGTTATCGCTGGCTAAATTCGTCCTATTCAAATCTTACGACGACTACACCACCAATCTTCCCTTGGAAGCCTGTAACGATGATGACGTGCTTCTGGCCTCCAAGTGGAATGGCGCTCCATTGACTCGTGAGCATGGCGGCCCCGTACGGGTCATCGTCCCGAAACGATATGCCTGGAAAGGGGCGAAGTGGGTCAAAGAGATTACGTTTTTGGACAAGGACGAGAAGGGATTCTGGGAGGTCCGGGGCTATTCCAACACTGCGTTGCCCTGGCTCAATGATCGGTACGCTTGA
- a CDS encoding CCA tRNA nucleotidyltransferase, whose translation MNSIRKASVMRRHPARRQPNPAYPASLLMKLSRGHRTLLRGLGRMADKQGVALYLVGGVVRDLLLNRNNLDLDLAVEGDGIAFARRMCRRYRTAATVFDKFATARLRMPSGLKLDVASTRRESYVHAAALPAVEPASLQEDLYRRDFTINAMAIKLNALTFGRLEDPFEGVRDLSAKRIRILHEGSFQDDPTRIFRAIRFAERFGFTIESKTGRLLAEAASTDFVARLSGPRLRNEIFLLLGEHRPSRSMEQLDRLKLLRFLHPTLRYGKAVRRVMDSLSAALAWWEGQTGKRPADIPMLRLMALLSQSGPSVIRAVAQRLQLSSAQAVALSYAEDRTARLLVELSRERILPSEVYRSLAPVPDEAFVLVAAKARVLRRSKAADRVKRRLNRYLRRDRHLRITVDGHDLATLGLKPGPQFKIILDRLLEARIDGKVRSAAEERKLASRMVLEAGKRRQSPL comes from the coding sequence ATGAACTCTATTCGGAAGGCCAGTGTGATGCGCCGTCATCCGGCCCGCCGACAACCGAATCCGGCATATCCTGCCAGTCTTCTCATGAAGCTCTCGCGCGGGCATCGTACCTTGCTGCGCGGTCTCGGGCGGATGGCGGACAAACAGGGTGTGGCGTTGTATCTGGTGGGGGGAGTGGTTCGAGACCTGCTGTTGAATCGCAATAATTTGGATCTCGATCTGGCCGTCGAAGGCGACGGCATCGCCTTCGCCCGCCGTATGTGCCGGCGATATCGTACCGCCGCGACAGTCTTTGACAAATTCGCGACCGCCCGCCTGCGGATGCCGAGCGGATTGAAGTTGGACGTCGCCTCCACCCGCCGTGAATCCTACGTTCACGCAGCCGCGCTGCCGGCGGTTGAGCCGGCATCCTTGCAGGAAGACTTGTACCGCCGAGATTTTACGATCAACGCGATGGCGATCAAGTTGAATGCTCTGACGTTCGGTCGATTGGAGGATCCATTCGAAGGCGTTCGGGATCTCAGCGCCAAGAGAATCCGGATTCTTCACGAGGGAAGTTTCCAGGATGATCCGACCCGTATTTTCCGTGCCATCCGATTTGCGGAACGATTCGGCTTCACCATCGAGTCCAAGACCGGCCGTCTCCTCGCCGAGGCGGCTTCAACGGATTTCGTGGCGCGTCTATCCGGCCCTCGCCTTCGAAACGAAATCTTTCTCCTGCTGGGTGAGCATCGACCGAGCCGATCGATGGAACAGTTGGACCGGCTGAAACTTCTTCGATTCCTTCATCCTACGCTTCGATATGGAAAGGCGGTCAGGCGGGTGATGGATTCTCTCTCCGCGGCACTGGCGTGGTGGGAGGGTCAAACAGGGAAGCGACCCGCGGACATACCGATGCTTCGCCTGATGGCGCTCCTTTCTCAGTCCGGTCCGTCCGTGATCCGGGCGGTTGCGCAGCGTCTGCAACTCTCTTCGGCCCAGGCGGTTGCTTTGTCGTACGCAGAGGATCGAACGGCTCGTCTCTTGGTAGAGCTGTCTCGTGAACGGATTCTGCCCTCTGAGGTATACCGCAGCTTGGCCCCGGTGCCGGACGAGGCGTTCGTGCTAGTGGCTGCCAAGGCCCGGGTATTGAGACGCAGTAAAGCGGCGGACCGGGTAAAACGACGTCTCAATCGCTATCTCCGAAGAGATCGTCATCTCCGAATCACCGTTGATGGGCATGACCTCGCAACGCTCGGCCTCAAACCTGGTCCTCAATTTAAGATCATCCTGGATCGTCTGTTGGAGGCCCGGATCGACGGGAAGGTACGGAGCGCAGCCGAAGAGCGGAAGTTGGCCTCCCGTATGGTGCTGGAGGCCGGCAAGCGCCGTCAGTCGCCGTTATAG
- a CDS encoding DUF6573 family protein, translating to MDTPAIGELLTHDEKKAAEAAFARRPFNPKWSAKARAVYDGLVKALPPTADTTDDLIHDPVSATDSGALHHAPDAGSESSEPDPSQHHESSPKLEASVLPGGIPFAQALETGALIDVTPAAKQLGFSFSVNLTRTLWNTGIAPNEAMPQEEQAARLRDVLMALRLRLATHATISPLIDFPALLTIPPNTVPQPVPLFALLQANGDDGTMVTVLLPNEVSTSIIPMN from the coding sequence ATGGACACACCAGCTATCGGCGAACTCCTGACACACGATGAAAAGAAGGCGGCGGAGGCGGCATTTGCCCGTCGTCCGTTCAATCCCAAATGGTCGGCCAAGGCGCGCGCCGTTTATGACGGGCTTGTAAAGGCATTGCCCCCGACGGCCGATACAACGGACGACCTTATACATGATCCCGTTTCGGCGACGGATTCCGGCGCCCTGCACCATGCACCGGATGCCGGATCTGAATCTTCCGAGCCGGATCCGTCCCAACACCATGAATCGTCCCCCAAACTCGAAGCTTCCGTCTTGCCTGGAGGGATTCCTTTTGCACAGGCGTTGGAAACGGGCGCGCTCATCGACGTGACCCCTGCGGCCAAACAGTTGGGATTTTCCTTTTCGGTCAATTTGACACGCACGCTGTGGAACACCGGCATCGCGCCCAACGAGGCCATGCCCCAGGAGGAGCAGGCGGCACGGTTGCGGGACGTGCTCATGGCATTGCGGCTGCGCCTGGCCACTCACGCGACCATTTCTCCTTTGATCGATTTTCCCGCACTCTTGACGATTCCTCCCAATACCGTGCCACAGCCGGTTCCGCTGTTCGCACTGCTTCAGGCGAACGGCGATGACGGAACGATGGTCACCGTTCTGCTGCCGAATGAAGTCTCGACGAGCATTATTCCGATGAACTGA
- a CDS encoding metal-dependent hydrolase family protein has translation MTRVLAIRSARVIDGTGRVWENATVIVRGDRIAAVGGQRDLSVPRGARIVDGRGLTLLPGMIDCHVHLCLGSEADVVAAVEQESPSLTLLKAAHRARQTIDAGITTVRDVGSRDHSIFALQRAIDAGILPGPRIVGSGLAICMIGGHARFIGREVEGEAQVRTVAREQLAAGAGVIKVIASGGVLTPGTSPDVAQMTVRELAAAVAVAGEAGKKVAAHAHGASGMKNAIRAGVHSIEHATLLDDETVGLMREHGVFAVPTLSALATTAACRRGCGIPDSVLEKARGMTKRHQRSFAQAYRSGVRIAMGTDAGTPFNFHGENAQELERMVALGMTAMNAILSATAEAAELVGLQNTLGTIQPKRQADLLLVDGNPLKRIGVLCEPDRIVGVMKAGRFVSGPLAQA, from the coding sequence ATGACCCGGGTCCTGGCTATCCGCTCCGCCCGAGTCATCGATGGAACCGGACGCGTGTGGGAGAATGCAACCGTGATCGTTCGCGGCGACCGGATCGCGGCCGTTGGCGGCCAGCGGGACCTGTCCGTTCCTCGTGGGGCCCGCATCGTCGACGGGCGCGGATTGACGCTGCTGCCGGGGATGATCGACTGTCACGTCCATTTGTGTCTCGGCAGCGAGGCAGACGTCGTGGCGGCAGTCGAGCAGGAAAGTCCGTCGCTCACGTTGCTCAAGGCGGCGCACCGCGCCCGGCAGACGATCGACGCAGGCATCACGACCGTCCGCGACGTGGGATCCCGGGACCACTCGATTTTTGCCTTGCAACGGGCCATTGACGCAGGAATTCTCCCGGGCCCTCGAATCGTGGGATCCGGACTCGCGATCTGCATGATCGGAGGTCACGCCCGCTTCATCGGCAGAGAGGTCGAGGGAGAAGCCCAAGTACGAACCGTCGCCAGGGAACAGCTGGCCGCAGGAGCCGGAGTCATCAAAGTCATTGCATCCGGCGGCGTCCTGACCCCCGGCACGTCGCCTGATGTCGCGCAAATGACCGTCCGAGAACTGGCGGCTGCCGTCGCGGTGGCGGGGGAAGCCGGAAAGAAAGTGGCGGCCCATGCCCACGGCGCGTCCGGCATGAAGAACGCCATCAGGGCCGGCGTCCATTCGATCGAGCATGCCACGCTGCTCGACGACGAAACGGTCGGACTCATGCGGGAACACGGCGTCTTCGCCGTCCCGACCCTGTCTGCGCTGGCAACAACCGCCGCATGCCGCCGTGGTTGCGGAATTCCGGATAGCGTGCTGGAGAAGGCCAGAGGGATGACCAAGCGGCACCAGCGGAGCTTCGCGCAGGCCTACCGGAGCGGTGTCCGCATCGCCATGGGGACGGATGCCGGCACGCCGTTCAATTTTCATGGAGAAAACGCCCAGGAATTGGAACGCATGGTGGCATTGGGTATGACCGCCATGAACGCGATCCTCTCGGCGACCGCGGAGGCCGCCGAACTCGTGGGGCTACAGAACACCCTCGGAACGATTCAACCGAAACGGCAGGCTGATCTTCTGTTGGTGGACGGCAACCCGCTCAAACGGATCGGGGTGCTGTGCGAACCGGACCGGATCGTCGGCGTGATGAAGGCTGGGCGATTCGTTTCCGGTCCATTGGCTCAGGCCTGA
- a CDS encoding Tll0287-like domain-containing protein yields the protein MSDNKPLLWVLGGGAFAFVAVTAYWIFALTLANHMKSDLVPPDKASSYIHALIEANRKNYTENVVNKLHAAGIAEAIEHWKDERGVPLPAQFLLETGRLVAQKDLKFSFRLASLTPIYAWNGANTDFERRGLDAVAKDPEKPFQGFVKLEGGRFYQSIYPDYAVNQSCVTCHNQHPNSPRRDFKVGDVMGGIIITLPIDAP from the coding sequence ATGTCGGACAACAAACCCTTGTTGTGGGTACTCGGCGGCGGAGCCTTCGCGTTCGTTGCCGTGACCGCCTACTGGATTTTCGCTCTGACGCTGGCAAACCACATGAAATCCGATCTGGTCCCCCCGGACAAGGCCTCTTCGTACATTCACGCGCTGATCGAAGCCAACCGGAAGAACTATACGGAAAATGTCGTCAACAAGTTGCATGCCGCCGGCATCGCAGAAGCGATCGAGCACTGGAAGGATGAGCGAGGCGTCCCGCTGCCCGCACAGTTTTTGCTCGAGACCGGCCGGCTGGTGGCACAAAAGGACCTCAAATTCTCGTTCCGGCTCGCCAGCCTGACACCGATCTATGCCTGGAACGGGGCCAACACCGACTTCGAACGGCGGGGGCTCGACGCGGTGGCGAAAGACCCCGAGAAACCGTTCCAGGGATTCGTCAAACTGGAGGGCGGCAGGTTTTACCAATCCATCTACCCGGATTATGCCGTCAATCAATCTTGCGTCACGTGCCACAACCAACATCCCAACAGCCCGCGACGCGACTTCAAGGTGGGCGACGTCATGGGCGGCATCATCATCACCCTGCCGATCGACGCACCATGA